The Cuculus canorus isolate bCucCan1 chromosome 3, bCucCan1.pri, whole genome shotgun sequence DNA window CCATCTCCGACCTCCACTCGTCCCTCACCCTGCGGCTCCTCAACAAGGGTCCCGAGTATCTCCGCAGGCAGATGGAAGCCGGCAACCCAGGCAGGAAAAGTGCCGTGGAGAGGTTGGCAGCCGATAAAGCCAAGTACGTAAAAAGCCAGCGGGTGATCAGCACCAAGCAGGAACCCGTCATCGTGCTTAGCTCAGCCTCGGAGAGCAGCAGCGAGACCTGTTCGTTGGagagcaagaaaagcagcaaggacTTTGGCAGAGGGAAGAGCACGAAGCCCCTGGAGTTGGCCAAGGTGGTTTACTCGTGCCGTGCCCCCCTGCAGCACGGTCCCCCCATAGCCAGGCGCAGCACCCCAAAGAGGCAGATACGGCCGGATTCCCTGGTGATTTACCGCCAGAAATGCGAGTTTGggagaggtcaaagccaggACAGCTCACGGGGGAGCTTGGTGAGGAGGATCTTGCAAGGGTCTGTAAAGGAGAAGCAGTTGACTTCTCCTGAGATGCCCAGAGTCGTGGAGGACTCCGCAGTTACTGAGAGCAAAGAGCCCCTGTCACCAAAACACTATGAGCTGAGCAACCATGGAGTGGAGCGAACCATCGCTGTGAGCACCGAAGCCCCAGAGGTATGTACAAAAGAGCGTGAGAGACCCTTCAAGCTGAGTATACCTCCTGAGGAGGTTaaggaggtgaggaggagaggtCTCCATCGCTCCCAGTCGGACATCAGCTCTCGCTattccaaatccttctctgagTTTGATACATTTTTCAAGTACTGTGGCCTGGAGCAGGAGGTCATTGAGGATCTCGGGAGAGAGAACTTCTCCGTGGTGTCCGACAACGTCTCTTTCAAGATCCGCAGCATCAGTGTGGCAACGTCCGAGAGTGACTTCACGAGACACAGTGGGGATGAGGGGCTTCTGGAAGATGAACTCACAGAGCAGGTCCCAAGCAGCACATCCGTGATCGAGCGCAACGCTCGGATAATCAAATGGCTCTACACGTGTAAGAAAGCCAGGGAGAGTAACGAGGTGATCCAGGAACTGGCATGATGGCTTCTTTCAGCGTGCATTGCAGCCTGGTGAACTCAAGGTGTGTGCAAAGCCTCACCCTCTTGATTTAATCTAGTTCTCTTTGCTCTTCAGAGAGCGGTTGGCTTCCCTTAGTTTATTTTAGTCTTTCcgtc harbors:
- the FAM110C gene encoding protein FAM110C, with translation MPTELSRAVRMHAISDLHSSLTLRLLNKGPEYLRRQMEAGNPGRKSAVERLAADKAKYVKSQRVISTKQEPVIVLSSASESSSETCSLESKKSSKDFGRGKSTKPLELAKVVYSCRAPLQHGPPIARRSTPKRQIRPDSLVIYRQKCEFGRGQSQDSSRGSLVRRILQGSVKEKQLTSPEMPRVVEDSAVTESKEPLSPKHYELSNHGVERTIAVSTEAPEVCTKERERPFKLSIPPEEVKEVRRRGLHRSQSDISSRYSKSFSEFDTFFKYCGLEQEVIEDLGRENFSVVSDNVSFKIRSISVATSESDFTRHSGDEGLLEDELTEQVPSSTSVIERNARIIKWLYTCKKARESNEVIQELA